From Roseateles sp. SL47:
GCTTCCACGCCCTTGCGGATCCACACCTCTTCCTGCGCCAGCAGCTTGTCGAAGCGGGCGTTGACCAAGGCCTCGTTCTCCAGCTCATAGGCCTTGGCGGCCTGGAAGGCGGCGAAGTTGCCGGGGTAGCCGCGCAGTTGGCCACGGTCCAGCTCCACGATGCGGTTGGCGACGTTGTCCAGGAAGGCGCGGTCGTGGGTGATCAACAGCAACGAGCCTTTGAAGCTGGTCAGCAGCTCTTCCAGCCAGCGGATGGCGTCCAGATCCAGGTGGTTGGTGGGTTCGTCCAGCAGCAGCACATCCGGCTGGGCCACCAGTGCACGGGCCAGGGCCACCCGCTTCTTCAGCCCGCCGGACAGCTCCCCCACCCGACGCTGGGCGTCCAGGCCCAGGCGGTGGAGCGTTTCTTCCACCCGCTGTTCCCAGTTCCAGGCGCCGATCTGCTCGATGCGTTCCTGCACCCATCCCAGATCGTCGTTCTCATCATGGGCCTCATACCGGGCGCGCAGGCTCTTGGCCTCCGCCACGCCCTCGCTCACCACATCAAAGATGCTGGCTTCCGGCCGCAGCTCGGGTTCCTGCGGCACATAGACGCTGGTCAGGCCTTGCTGCAGTTGCAGCAGGCCGTCGTCCAGCTTCTCGATGCCGGCCAGGACCTTGAGCATCGAGGACTTGCCGGTGCCGTTGCGGCCAATGAGGCCGACGCGTTCGCCGGTTTCCAGCGCGAAGTTCGCCCCGTCCAGCAGAGGGACGTGGCCAAAGGCCAGGTGGGCATTGGTGAGGGAGAGGACAGCCATGGCGCGATTGTCCCTGATCGCGCCGCTCCCCCCGGCGCGCGGGCGTCAGTCGTCCGAAGAAAAGCCGGAGGCCTGCACGATGGGCCCCCAGGTGGCGCGCTCGGTGGCCAGCCGCCGTGCATAGTCCGCCGGCGCCATCGTCAGCGGTTCGAAGCCCAGCTTGGCCAGCCCCTCCACCACCTGTTTTTCGCGCAGCGCCACCCGCGCCAGGTCAAACACCTTGTCCACCACCGCAGCCGGTGTGCGGGGCGGCAGGAACAGGCCATAAGTCTCCACGCCGAGGATGCCGGCAAAGCCCTGCTCTCCGAAGGTGGGCACCTCCGGCACAAAGCGGGAGCGCTGCCGATCGGTCACGCCGAGGATGCGGATGCGGCCGCTGGCCAGGTGCGGCAGGAAGTCGCCCAGGATGAAGCAGCCGGAGGCGATCTGGCCGCCCATCAGGTCCTGCAGGCCGGGCGCAGCGCCCCGGTACGGCACATGGGTGAGCTTCATGCCGGCGGCACGCTGGAACTGGTCACCCAGGAAATGCGGCATGGCCCCGGCGGCCGGTGAGGCATAGGCGGCTTGCTCCGGACGGGCCTTGGCCCAGGTCACAAAGTCGCCCAGTGTCTTCACCGATGCGGGCACCATCGGCCCGACCCCGAAGCCGCAGGTGGCATTGGCAATCGGCGACACCGGAATCACATCACTCTCCGGCTTGTAGGCCAGCTTGCGGTAGACATGGGGGTAGATGGTGAACATCGACGACGGGCTCATCAGCAGAGTGCCGCCATCGGCCGGGGCATCCTTGAGCGCCACCACCGCCAGCCGGCCACCGGCACCGACCCGCTGTTCCACCAGCACCGTCTCGGACAGCCGGCCGCGCCAGGCCTCGGCCACGCGGCGCGCACTGACGTCCACCGAGCCGCCGGCCGGAAAACCGACCAGGATGCGCGGCATGGCTGTCTGCGCTCGCAATGTGCCGAAGGGGCCGCTGAGCCCCGCCAGTGCGGCACCGAGTGCCCCCAGCCATCGTCCAGCATGGTGACCGGCCTCTCGCCGGTTGAGAGAGTCCTTCATCGCCTTGTCTCCTGTCGTGCGCCTGTGACCGGCGCTGTGTTGGGAATCTATGTCGTGCGGGGCGGGCGAGGCGGGCGGCTACTTGGGCGCGTGGGGCGCGTGGGGCGCGTGCCGCTCCTGCCGCTCGTCGGGAGTCTGGCCTGACGGCTCAGGTCGGCCACCTCCGCCAATCGTTCCAGGGCCTGTTTGAGCGGGGCCCCTCCCTTGGCCAGCGCTGCCAGCAGCGCCTGGTCATGGGCCTGCACCTGACGCTCCAGCGTGGCCAGCATGCGTCGGCCCGGGCTGGTGATGTGCAGACCCCAGCGGCGGGCATCGGTGGGGTCGTCGCGGCGCTCCACCCATCCCCGCCCGGTCAGCCAGTCGGTCAGGCGCAAGGCGCCGCTGCGGTGCAGCCCCATGGCTTCGGCCAACACGCCCTGGCGCATGCCGGGGTTGCGGCCCACCAGCACCAGTGCGGCAAAACGCTGCGGGCTGACGTCGGCACCGGCGGTGGCGCGGTGGAAGTCCAGATAAAGGGCATTCTGGGCGCGGCGCAGCGCATAACCGAGCAGGTCGTCCAGCAGGCCGTAATCCAGCCCCGGCACCCGTACCAGGGGCGCTTCCGGGGCTTCGTGTACAGACGCGGAGGTTGGCGCGGGCGCTGGCGGATGTGCATGTGCGGGCGCCGGCGCAGAGGCCGGCCCCCGGGTGCGACCCGGGGAGCGCGGGCGAGCGGAGGAGTCCATGGGCTCAGCTTAGATACTGTTGCGTACTGCAACTATGTCGCTTACCCTGAGCCGCAAAGAACCACGGAGACAAACATGGACATCCTGATCGCTGGCGGCGGCATCGGTGGCCTGAGCGCGGCGCTGGCGCTGCAGCAGGACGGCCATCGGGTACGGGTCTGCGAATCCGCCGCAACGCTCAAGCCGCTCGGCGTCGGCATCAACCTGCTGCCGCATGCGGTGGGCGTGCTGGACAAGCTGGGGCTCATGCCCTTGCTGCAGTCCATGGCGGTGCCGACGTCGGCGCTGGTCTTTGCCAACCGTCACGGTCAGGCCTTGTACCGGGACGCGCGTGGCCTGGCCGGTGGCTACAGCCATCCCCAATTCAGCATCCATCGCGGCGAGTTCCAGATGGCCCTGTGGCGCACCGCCGAAGCCCGGCTCGGCGCGGACTGGCTGCACTGCGGGGAGCGCATCACCGGTGCGCGGCAGGACAAGGGCCAGGTGATTGCAGAGATCGAAAGCGCCGACGGCCAACGCAGCGAACGGCGGGCCGATCTGCTGATTGCCGCCGATGGCATCCACTCCGCCGTGCGCCGCCAGTTCCATCCCGACGAAGGCCCTCCCCGCTGGAACGGCATGATGATGTGGCGCGGTACCACGCTGGCGGCCCCGTTCCTGGACGGACGCACCATG
This genomic window contains:
- a CDS encoding Bug family tripartite tricarboxylate transporter substrate binding protein; its protein translation is MKDSLNRREAGHHAGRWLGALGAALAGLSGPFGTLRAQTAMPRILVGFPAGGSVDVSARRVAEAWRGRLSETVLVEQRVGAGGRLAVVALKDAPADGGTLLMSPSSMFTIYPHVYRKLAYKPESDVIPVSPIANATCGFGVGPMVPASVKTLGDFVTWAKARPEQAAYASPAAGAMPHFLGDQFQRAAGMKLTHVPYRGAAPGLQDLMGGQIASGCFILGDFLPHLASGRIRILGVTDRQRSRFVPEVPTFGEQGFAGILGVETYGLFLPPRTPAAVVDKVFDLARVALREKQVVEGLAKLGFEPLTMAPADYARRLATERATWGPIVQASGFSSDD
- a CDS encoding MarR family winged helix-turn-helix transcriptional regulator; its protein translation is MDSSARPRSPGRTRGPASAPAPAHAHPPAPAPTSASVHEAPEAPLVRVPGLDYGLLDDLLGYALRRAQNALYLDFHRATAGADVSPQRFAALVLVGRNPGMRQGVLAEAMGLHRSGALRLTDWLTGRGWVERRDDPTDARRWGLHITSPGRRMLATLERQVQAHDQALLAALAKGGAPLKQALERLAEVADLSRQARLPTSGRSGTRPTRPTRPSSRPPRPPRTT